The Bacteroidota bacterium genome segment TTGTCGTTCATTACTTCAATTAATTTTTGATTTCAGGTTTTACCAAAACCAGTTTATAGGGAGGAACCACAGATTCCTTTATTCCACTCCCTAGCAGCCGTTTTGTAATTTCAGATTGTTTACTAATATTCATCAAGTTTGATTTACACGTAATGTATTCGTATCTCAATTCCTTCAGCTCTTTATTCAATGCATTGAATTCTCTAATATCCTTCTCCGCATAATAGATATTTGCGATATAAAGGATGGCTAAAAATGTGGCATAAAGCAAAAAAGTCAATTGGTTTACTACTCCATCTTTCGTTAAAAATCCCCCACCCAGAATACTTTGAATTGTCCGACGAAAAGAGGAAGTTTTAGCTGAAGAACCAGCCGAACTTGATCTTTGACCCGTTTTTAATTCATTTCTTTGTATCATATCTTTTCAGCGATACGAAGCTTTGCACTTCGTGATCTTGGATTTAAATTCAATTCCTCATTTGATGCGGTTACAGGCTTTCTTGAAATTTGGCGAAACAGTGTGATCGGGTTTCCATAAAAATCCTTCTCGAGTTTTCCTTCAAAATTTCCTGTCTTAATAAAATTTTTCACCAATCGATCTTCCAATGAATGGTACGACATTACGACCAATCTGCCACCCGGTTTAAGCACCTCAGCTGCTTGTTCCAGCATACTTTTCAAAGCACTTAACTCATCGTTAACTTCTATACGTAGGGCTTGATATAGTTGAGCAAGGAACTTATTTTCTTTGCCTCTTGGCATACAAGACTCCAAGGTTTTCTTCAATTCAACGGTGGTTGAAATCGGATGTTCTGCCCTGCCAATAACAATTAATTTTGCGATATGCTTTGAGTTTTTTAGTTCTCCATAAGTTTTAAAAACAGCACTTAATTCCTCCAATGAATAATTATTTAAAACATCTAAAGCAGAAGTTTCGATTGACTGGTCCATTCGCATATCAATTTTTCCGTCGACACGAGTAGAGAAGCCTCTTTCTGCAGTATCAATCTGGTGTGACGAAACTCCTAAATCAGCCAAAATCCCATCCACCGGAAGCAACTGAAATAATTGTAAATGCTTTTTTAACTCTTTGAAATTTGCCTGAATAAAAATGAGTTTGCTATCTTCAACTTTGTTTTGGATAGAATCCTTATCCTGATCGAAGGCAATTAATTTTCCAATCTCTAAGTTTTTCAATATTTCTTTTGAATGGCCTCCTCCACCATAAGTCACATCCACGTAATGACCATTCGGTTGAATAGCCAAACCTTCTATACATTCATGTAGTAATACTGGATTGTGGTACATTAATTAATTTATTCAGTTTCATTATCACCCATCACTTCTTCAGCCAAACTTGCAAATTCATCAGGATTGTAATCCACAGCTTTTTCATATTCCGCACGATCCCAGATTTCAATTTTATTTACAACTGATGCAAGAACGATTTCGCTCTTTATTTCTCCATATTTTAACAGATCTTTCGGGATCAGGATTCTCCCTGCTTTATCTAATTCGGCAGTTTTCACACCGGCCATAAATTTTCTGATAAAATCAACATTCTTCTTTTTAAATCGGTTTAGCGTATTAATTCGTTTGCTTTCCAATTGCCATTCCTCTTTCGGATATAACTCCAGGCATTTCATAAAAATGCTCCTCTTGATCACGAATCCTTCCGTTGAGGCGGATGGGATTTGTGTCCTCAATTGCGATGGAAACATCAGTCTTCCTTTGACATCCACCTTACATTCGTATGTACCTATTATTTCAGCCAAGAATCTTGATTTTTATGGAGTAAATATAAATAATTATTTACCACTTTTTACCACTTTTTACCACTTTGTTAATAAAAAGTTACATTTAAATGGGTATTTTTTTTTGACACATGAAGAAATTGGGTTACAGAATTGATTGCCTGCTATTTATCTTTGAAATATTTTATAAACATTTCAAGCTCTTTAATCTAATTAAACTCAGAAAAAAAATACCGGTTATGAGGTTAAAGAATGACTATTAATCCTAAATTTGTATAGAATGCATAACAAAACCGATGGACTGATACAACAAAGGCAAAAGCATGAAGCAAAAAGTGATAGATATTGACAATGTTTTTAGAAGCAAGAATCCAAAACTATTTAAATTAATTCCGGGATTTTTACTCGCTTATTTAAAAAGGATTGCCCATGAAGATGAAATGAATAGCTTTCTTGAAGAACATTCTCAACTATCGGCATTTGAGTTTATCGACACCGTATTGTTCGATGAATTTGGAGCAAAGGTTTTTTCAGAAGGCCTCGAAAAAATACCACAAACAGGAAAATACATTATAGCTTCGAATCATCCATTAGGAGGGCCAGACGGGTTGGCATTAATGCACGAAGTTAGAAAAGTCAGGAGTGATTTAATCGTCCCTGCTAATGACCTTTTATTGAATGTACCAAATCTTAAAGAGATTTTTATTCCAATCAACAAACATGGAAGCAATGCCGATAATGTACGGATAATCAATGATACTTTCGCCTCTGAATCTATTTTGCTTTATTTCCCGGCCGGCCTCGTTTCTCGTAAAAAATCGGGACATATTTCGGATTTACCTTGGAAACAAACATTCATCAAAAAAGCAATCCAACACCAAAGAGACATAATCCCTACGCATATTAGCGGGCGTAATTCCAACTTTTTTTATAACCTTGCAAATTTACGTGAGAAACTTAAAATTAAGTCAAATATAGAAATGCTTTATCTGGTTAATGAGATGTATAAACAACGAGATAAAACAATTAAAATTACATTCGGAAATCCAATTCCTTACCAAACTTTTGATAAGAGAATGAGCAGCATTGCTTGGGCGCAGAAAGTGCGAGAACATATTTATTCCATTGAAACAAACCCTGAAAGTGAATTTAAATATTAAGTTGAACTGAAATTGAACTGTATGGAAACCATAATACCACCTGTCGATAAAGCCTTGCTTGAAAAAGAATTGAATGATAAAATCTTTATCCGTAACACAAATTTTGGCAATAACGAGATTTACGTTTTTACGGTACATGATTCACCAAATCTGATGCAAGAAGTTGGTCGTTTGCGTGAAATCACCTTTAGGGATGCAAAAGGAGGAACCGGAAAATCTATCGATATTGATAGTTTCGACATTTCTGAAATTCCATTCAAACAACTTATTGTTTGGAATCCTGAAGACAAAGAAATCATTGGCGGCTATCGGTTTATCCATTGTAAAAATTTACAAATCAATGAGAAAGGTGCTGTTAGTACACCAACTGCAGAATTATTTAAATATTCTGAAAAATTCGTGAAGGAATTTTTACCATATACGATTGAACTAGGACGATCTTTTGTTCAACCACTTTACCAACCCTCAAACAATATCAGAAAAGGGATGTATTCATTGGACAATATCTGGGACGGTTTAGGCTCAATAATGGTTGACAATCCGGATGTTAAATATTTATTCGGCAAAGTAACCATGTACCCACATTTTAATGTTTATGCCCGCGATATCATTCTTTTTTTCATGGAAAAATATTTCCCTGACAAGGATGAGCTGGTTCGCCCGCATAAACCCATGAATTACACCACTGATGCGGATGAATTAAATCGGGTTTTTACTTCAAGAAGTTACGATGAAGATTACAAAATATTGGTGCAAAAAGTAAGAAGTTTGGGTGAGAACATTCCTCCACTTTTCAACGCATACATGAATCTTTCTTCAACAATGAGGACTTTTGGCACTGCTTTAAATGATCATTTTGGACTGGTAGAAGAAACCGGGATCATGGTAACCGTTGACGATATTTTTGAGGTTAAAAAAGACCGTCATGTTACCACTTATAAAATTTAATAAATAACAATGATTATTAAATCCGCAGATTTTGTTGTTAGCAATCAGGAGGTATCAAAATGCCCTAAAACCGATTTGCCCGAATACGCTTTTATTGGCAGGTCAAATGTTGGTAAATCTTCACTGATCAATATGTTAACGAACAGAAAGAAACTGGCAAAGACTTCCTCAACTCCCGGAAAAACGCAATTGATCAATCATTATTTAATAAATGAAGAGTGGTATTTAGTGGATTTACCCGGATATGGTTTTGCTAAAATCTCAAAATCGGCCAGAGAAAAATGGGGTGAATTGATCCACAAATACCTGATGAAAAGAAAGAATTTGCGTTGCACATTTATTTTGATTGATGCGCGCATTGAACCTCAAAAAATAGATTTGGAATTTATGGAATGGCTTGGGATAAATCAATTGCCATTCGTGATCGTATTTACCAAATCTGATAAATTGAACAAAACCGCACTGATCAATAATATTGAGCGTTATAAGTTAACTTTGTTCGAAAAATGGACAGAATTACCTCAGTTCATTGTTAGTTCATCAATCACATCCCAAGGAAGGGATGCGATTTATGATTTGATTACGGAAACCAATAATTTAGGCGATTTCAACAAGTAACTGACCTTTGGTTACTTGTTCTCCTGAAACTACATGGATTTTCTTTATAACTCCGTCATTGGCTGCTCTGATGACATTATTCATCTTCATAGCCTCCAGATAAAGCAGGATATCTCCTGCTTTAACCTTTTTACCCTTTTTCACTTGAATTTTATTAATTGATCCGGATATAAATGCAGATATCAATTTCTGATCAACTTCTTTAAAATTCTTTCGGGCAATGTATTTTTTGGTCAACAATGTCTTATAATTTACACCGTCGATGGTTAACGTTTTATATTCAGATTCTTTCTCTTCCATAACACATTATTAAAATGGTGGAACACCGTGCTTCCTCTTTGGAGTTATCTCTTCTTTATAGGTAGAAATCCCCAATGCATGAATAAGTTTGTTGCGGGTTTCAAGAGGCTCGATTACAGCATCGACATATCCGTAAGTAGCTGCCACGTATGGATTTGCAAATTTTTCTTTATATTCTGCAACCTTTTGTTTTCTCATTTCATCCGGATTTTCAGCTTCCATAATTTCCTTACGGAAAATAATATTAGCAGCTCCTTCCGGTCCCATTACGGCAATTTCTGCAGTGGGCCATGCAAAAACAAAATCAGCACGTAAATGATGCGAACACATGGCAATGTATCCACCACCATAAGCTTTTCGCAGAATTACAGTTATCTTTGGGACTGTGGCCTCTGAGTATGCATACAATACTTTTGCACCATGCCTGATTACACCTGCATGTTCCTGATCAACTCCGGGCAAATATCCTGGCAAATCAACCAGGGTAATAATTGGAATATTAAATGCATCGCAATAACGGATAAAACGACCAGCCTTATCTGATGAATCTACATCAAGTACACCGGCTAAAACCAAAGGCTGATTTGCAACAAAAGCGACTGTTTCGCCTTGCAAACGTGCATAACCAACAACAATATTAGCTGCGAAAAGTTCCTGAACCTCTAAAAACTCGCTATCGTCAACGATGGCTCTAATTACATCCCTTACATCGTATGGTTCTTTTGGATCAGTAGGCAAAACTTCATCGATCGGGAATTGTCGCGTCTTTGGATTTTTCTTGGGAAAGGACATTGCCTTCTTCGTGTTATTCCATGGGATAAAGCTGATCAATTGTTTAATTTGTCCGAAACATTCTTCTTCGCTCAAGGCATAAAAATGTGCATTGCCTGTTATTTCGGCATGAACCCTAGCACCACCAAGTTCTTCCATCGAAATTTCCTCACCAAGAACTGTTTTTATTACCTCTGGTCCTGTAATAAACATTTTTGAAATATTTTCTACTACAAAAACAAAGTCGGTTAATGCAGGAGAATAAACAGCACCACCTGCACAAGGTCCTAAAATAACAGATAACTGAGGCACAACGCCCGATGCTCGTGTATTTCTATAAAAAATTTCGCCATAACCTGCCAACGAGTTTACGCCTTCCTGAATCCGGGCTCCGCCTGAATCGTTAATTCCAATAATTGGGACTTTCAATTTGATTGCATGATCCATTATTTTGGTAATTTTTTTGGCATGTGCCCAACCTAATGAACCTCCGGCAACTGTAAAATCCTGAGCATAAATACAAACTGGCTTGGTTCTTATTGTACCAGTACCCGTAACCACTCCATCGCCCGGAAGGCTCTTTTTATCCATGCCAAAATCTTTGGCTGCATGTTCTACAAAAAGATCATACTCATGAAATGAATTGGGATCCAATATGGCAATGATCCGCTCACGTGCGGTTAATTTGCCAATGGCTTTTTGTTTTTCAATTGCTTTAGTACCACCTCCTTTGAGGGCATCTTTCACCCTCCGACTTAAATCAGAGGATTTTTGTATTGATGGCATATGTTTTCTTTTTAAAAATAATTGATTTAAAAAAAATGAGCGCAAAGATTTTAAAACATTGAAATGATTAAATGAACTACCACGCAGCAGAACTGCGAGGTATCTAGAATACAGAATACAGTAGTCAGAAGTCAGAATTTTTTGAAGATATTTTAATCCCTCTTCTGGATTCTGAATTCTGGATTCTTACCACGAAGCAGAGCTTCGAGGAATTCTTTTGATTAAACATTAAACAATACTTTAACAATCTGCCCTCAAAACTGGGGCAAAGTTAGCTTATTTTGATAAAACAACAATTTTATCTTTTTATTTTATCCTTTGAAATTAAATTTGAATTTTTATAGAATCCTTAACTTAGCCATAAAAAAATTCGATGAATATTGAAGAAATCCGTGAATATTGTTTAGCAAAAAAAGGAGTTACGGAAAGTTTTCCTTTTGATGATGAAACCCTTGTTTTTAAAGTAATGGATAAGCTTTTTGCCTTAATAAGTCTTGACGCTGATTTGAGTATCAATTTAAAATGTGATCCGGAAACTGCCATTCAGCTGAGAGTACAATATCCTTCGGTACTACCTGGTTATCATATGAATAAAAATCACTGGAACACAATTTTGATTGATGGATTAGTGAATGATCAACTCATTTGTGAATGGATCGATCATTCTTATCAATTAGTAGTTGAAAGATTAACGAGAAAGCAAAAAGACGAACTTGGTAAATTATAACTCGTCCTTGACTGTTTTTTTCAGTTCCTTTTTCTTTTTATTGAACATATCAAACAATAAATAACCAAGGGCTGCTCCCCACAGCATACTTAGCCATGGATTTGAAGTGATGGCACAAGTGCCGTTAACACAACCAACTTTAAGATAGTATAGGTATCCTCCAATAGTTCCTAATATTATTCCGAGTATTGATAATGGTGGGAAAATTGTAAATATTTTTTCTTTAAATGATTTTTTTGATTCTTGTGGGGTTTTGTCAGCTTCGCTCATTTTATATGTATTTATTTACATATATCAAATTTAATGCCATTACCTGAGTTCTACAATGGTGATTCCGTTGCCCCCTCTTTCCAAATTCTGGTCCTGACACTTTTTAACCTGATCAATTGTATTCAGATATTCCCTTATGATTTTTCTTAATATCCCATCGCCTTTGCCATGAAGCACATAGACTTCTTTTACACTTAATAAAATTGCTTCATCAATATATCGACTCACTTCACTTAATGCTTCATCAGCCCTTTTACCTCTGACATCAATGGAAAGATTGAAATTTGCCATTTTGTCATTTAGCTCATTAATGACACCGGAATAGGACGATTTTGTTGATCTGGTTTCTTGCCTGACTTGTTTCTTACTTACTTTTTGTAATCGATCAAGCGGTGTCCTGAATTTGATTGAATTAAATGAAATAACAGCCTCATCATCCTTAATTTCGGTCACTTCCCCAATGGTATCCTGCTCTTTTATTTTTACCGAATCACCAAGTTTAATTATCTTATCCAAAGGTTCACTTTCCTCCTGATCCCGGTTTATAACTTTCTTGTTTTTTTTATTGTCAGACTTTAGAGAATTCTTTTTTAGCTCTTCCGATTTTTGCTTTATTTTTTCACGAAGTTCTTTGGTTTTTTCCTTATCGGCTTGCGATTCTTTAATTTCTTTGATGGTTCTTTCAATCAGCTGATTTGAATTTTCAATCAACTGAAGCGCCTCAGTTTTGGCCTTTGAAATAATGTCCTTTTTGGAATTTTGTATTTCTTCGAGCAAATTTTCGTACTTGGACACTATTTCAGCCAAAAATCCATCTGCCACGTTTACTTCTTCTTCTTTTCTTTGTAATGACAACTTATCCACTTCTAACTGTTGTAACTGCTGATCGAAATCCAACTGGGTTTTTCCGGTTTTATTAGCAGCATTTTGTAGGACGGTTTTTGGAAAACCGATATTTTTAGCTATCTCAAATGCAAATGAACTGCCGGGCCTGCCTATTCTTAACTGATAAAGTGGCTGCATTTGAGTGGTATCAAAAAGCATGGCTCCGTTTACAATTCCTTCCTGCGAATCTGCCAATAATTTTAAATTAGAATAATGGGTAGTGATTACACCAAAAGATTTATTTTCATTGAGTTTTTCAAGCGCTGCTTCTGCAATGGCACCTCCAAGTTGTGGTTCGGTACCTGTCCCGAATTCATCAATCAGAAAGAGTGTTTTTTCATCACTGTTTAAAATAAAATGTTTGATGTTCAGCAAATGAGAACTGTAAGTACTTAAATCATTTTCGAGCGACTGTTCATCCCCAATATTAATAAAGAGATTATCGAATATTCCGGTTTCCGAACTTTCGTCGAGAGAAGGAAGCAAACCACATTGCAGCATATACTGGTTTATCCCAACTGTCTTTAAACAAACTGATTTACCACCTGCATTTGGTCCGGAAATAATGAGTATACGCTGATTTTTGCCCAATTGAATATCGAGCGGGACAACCTTTTTCTTTTGTGCTTTGTGCGATATAAATAGTAATGGATGCCTAGCTTTGACCCAATTAACAATTTGCTTATCCAGAAAAACAGGAATTTGAGCTTCAATTTCAATAGCCAGTTTTGCCTTGGCCCGAATAAAATCAATCAATCCCAAATATTGGTAAGCCAATCGTAGGTCCTCCAAATGAAGTCGCAAGAAATCTGTGAACTCGAGCAAAATTTTTAGAATCTCACGTTTTTCAGCATTTTCCAGGTCCCGAATTTCGTTATTTGCATCAAAAATTTCAGCAGGTTCGATGTACACCGTTTGTCCGGTAGCGGATTCATCGTGAATAAACCCTTTCAACTTACGTTTATGGGTAGCCTGAACAGGAATAACAAGTCGATTATTTCTTAAGGTTGGTTCAACATCTGCAGCGGTCCAACCCTCACTTTTCGCATGATTGAGCGATTGGATAATCTTCCGGTCAATTT includes the following:
- the rsmH gene encoding 16S rRNA (cytosine(1402)-N(4))-methyltransferase RsmH; protein product: MYHNPVLLHECIEGLAIQPNGHYVDVTYGGGGHSKEILKNLEIGKLIAFDQDKDSIQNKVEDSKLIFIQANFKELKKHLQLFQLLPVDGILADLGVSSHQIDTAERGFSTRVDGKIDMRMDQSIETSALDVLNNYSLEELSAVFKTYGELKNSKHIAKLIVIGRAEHPISTTVELKKTLESCMPRGKENKFLAQLYQALRIEVNDELSALKSMLEQAAEVLKPGGRLVVMSYHSLEDRLVKNFIKTGNFEGKLEKDFYGNPITLFRQISRKPVTASNEELNLNPRSRSAKLRIAEKI
- the mraZ gene encoding division/cell wall cluster transcriptional repressor MraZ, coding for MAEIIGTYECKVDVKGRLMFPSQLRTQIPSASTEGFVIKRSIFMKCLELYPKEEWQLESKRINTLNRFKKKNVDFIRKFMAGVKTAELDKAGRILIPKDLLKYGEIKSEIVLASVVNKIEIWDRAEYEKAVDYNPDEFASLAEEVMGDNETE
- a CDS encoding glycerol acyltransferase — its product is MKQKVIDIDNVFRSKNPKLFKLIPGFLLAYLKRIAHEDEMNSFLEEHSQLSAFEFIDTVLFDEFGAKVFSEGLEKIPQTGKYIIASNHPLGGPDGLALMHEVRKVRSDLIVPANDLLLNVPNLKEIFIPINKHGSNADNVRIINDTFASESILLYFPAGLVSRKKSGHISDLPWKQTFIKKAIQHQRDIIPTHISGRNSNFFYNLANLREKLKIKSNIEMLYLVNEMYKQRDKTIKITFGNPIPYQTFDKRMSSIAWAQKVREHIYSIETNPESEFKY
- a CDS encoding GNAT family N-acetyltransferase, with the translated sequence METIIPPVDKALLEKELNDKIFIRNTNFGNNEIYVFTVHDSPNLMQEVGRLREITFRDAKGGTGKSIDIDSFDISEIPFKQLIVWNPEDKEIIGGYRFIHCKNLQINEKGAVSTPTAELFKYSEKFVKEFLPYTIELGRSFVQPLYQPSNNIRKGMYSLDNIWDGLGSIMVDNPDVKYLFGKVTMYPHFNVYARDIILFFMEKYFPDKDELVRPHKPMNYTTDADELNRVFTSRSYDEDYKILVQKVRSLGENIPPLFNAYMNLSSTMRTFGTALNDHFGLVEETGIMVTVDDIFEVKKDRHVTTYKI
- the yihA gene encoding ribosome biogenesis GTP-binding protein YihA/YsxC, with the protein product MIIKSADFVVSNQEVSKCPKTDLPEYAFIGRSNVGKSSLINMLTNRKKLAKTSSTPGKTQLINHYLINEEWYLVDLPGYGFAKISKSAREKWGELIHKYLMKRKNLRCTFILIDARIEPQKIDLEFMEWLGINQLPFVIVFTKSDKLNKTALINNIERYKLTLFEKWTELPQFIVSSSITSQGRDAIYDLITETNNLGDFNK
- a CDS encoding acetyl-CoA carboxylase biotin carboxyl carrier protein subunit, translating into MEEKESEYKTLTIDGVNYKTLLTKKYIARKNFKEVDQKLISAFISGSINKIQVKKGKKVKAGDILLYLEAMKMNNVIRAANDGVIKKIHVVSGEQVTKGQLLVEIA
- a CDS encoding acyl-CoA carboxylase subunit beta; translation: MPSIQKSSDLSRRVKDALKGGGTKAIEKQKAIGKLTARERIIAILDPNSFHEYDLFVEHAAKDFGMDKKSLPGDGVVTGTGTIRTKPVCIYAQDFTVAGGSLGWAHAKKITKIMDHAIKLKVPIIGINDSGGARIQEGVNSLAGYGEIFYRNTRASGVVPQLSVILGPCAGGAVYSPALTDFVFVVENISKMFITGPEVIKTVLGEEISMEELGGARVHAEITGNAHFYALSEEECFGQIKQLISFIPWNNTKKAMSFPKKNPKTRQFPIDEVLPTDPKEPYDVRDVIRAIVDDSEFLEVQELFAANIVVGYARLQGETVAFVANQPLVLAGVLDVDSSDKAGRFIRYCDAFNIPIITLVDLPGYLPGVDQEHAGVIRHGAKVLYAYSEATVPKITVILRKAYGGGYIAMCSHHLRADFVFAWPTAEIAVMGPEGAANIIFRKEIMEAENPDEMRKQKVAEYKEKFANPYVAATYGYVDAVIEPLETRNKLIHALGISTYKEEITPKRKHGVPPF
- a CDS encoding MmcQ/YjbR family DNA-binding protein, with amino-acid sequence MNIEEIREYCLAKKGVTESFPFDDETLVFKVMDKLFALISLDADLSINLKCDPETAIQLRVQYPSVLPGYHMNKNHWNTILIDGLVNDQLICEWIDHSYQLVVERLTRKQKDELGKL
- a CDS encoding Smr/MutS family protein codes for the protein MIYPDDFEKKVGFDQIRVKLKQFCLSRMGEDYVDKIRFSSNHELILKLLVQVHEFSGILRFSENFSSHDYFDLRPEFSRIRINGTIIELAALFDLKASLVTITNILFFFKKAEPEQFPTLKELGANLYLDKGILQRIDVIVDERGKIKDGASKKLKEIRTELRKKQGQIDRKIIQSLNHAKSEGWTAADVEPTLRNNRLVIPVQATHKRKLKGFIHDESATGQTVYIEPAEIFDANNEIRDLENAEKREILKILLEFTDFLRLHLEDLRLAYQYLGLIDFIRAKAKLAIEIEAQIPVFLDKQIVNWVKARHPLLFISHKAQKKKVVPLDIQLGKNQRILIISGPNAGGKSVCLKTVGINQYMLQCGLLPSLDESSETGIFDNLFINIGDEQSLENDLSTYSSHLLNIKHFILNSDEKTLFLIDEFGTGTEPQLGGAIAEAALEKLNENKSFGVITTHYSNLKLLADSQEGIVNGAMLFDTTQMQPLYQLRIGRPGSSFAFEIAKNIGFPKTVLQNAANKTGKTQLDFDQQLQQLEVDKLSLQRKEEEVNVADGFLAEIVSKYENLLEEIQNSKKDIISKAKTEALQLIENSNQLIERTIKEIKESQADKEKTKELREKIKQKSEELKKNSLKSDNKKNKKVINRDQEESEPLDKIIKLGDSVKIKEQDTIGEVTEIKDDEAVISFNSIKFRTPLDRLQKVSKKQVRQETRSTKSSYSGVINELNDKMANFNLSIDVRGKRADEALSEVSRYIDEAILLSVKEVYVLHGKGDGILRKIIREYLNTIDQVKKCQDQNLERGGNGITIVELR